One Algoriphagus sp. Y33 genomic window, CTTGCCGAGCAACACTGCGGTATTGGGTCTGAGCACGTGAGAGCTCCGCGACTTACTTTGATTGGGGAAGAGCGCGACCGTGTTGAGAAAATCATTACCGAGGGAATTGCCAATAGGCCTAAACTGTAAGAATTGGGACTAATGGCATCGGTCTTGCACCTTTTTCCTATATTCATATTATAAACCTTTTAAACTCACATATCCTATGATAGATCAAATTTTCACTGCAGCAACCGAGGCTTTCCTTCAGTACAAAAATATGCCTGCAAATCTCAAAGCAGACTTTTTAGATAAAATCGCGGAGATACTGGAAACAAATAGATCTCAAATAGTACCTGTGGCTGTAAGAGAATCAAATCTTCCCGAAGGAAGAATCAATGGGGAATTAGGAAGAACAACCGGCCAGATCAAACTTTTCGCCACTATGGTAAGAGAGGGCAGCTGGCTGGAAGCGACTATAGATCCGGGAGATCCTCAAAGATCACCTTTACCAAAAGCAGATATCAGAAAAATGCTGATTCCCATAGGGCCTGTAGTTGTATTCGGTGCAAGCAATTTCCCCCTGGCATTTTCTACCGCTGGAGGGGATACGATTTCGGCTTTGGCTGCAGGCTGTCCTGTTGTCTATAAAGGTCATCCTGCCCATCCGGAAACTTCAAGATTGGTGGCAGAATGTATTCATAAAGCTGTGATCAGTTCAGATTTGCCCGAAGGAGTGTTCATCCACGTAGAAGGAGGAATCGAAATAGGTCAAGCATTAGTTAAGCATCCTTTGGCAAAAGCCGTAGCATTCACCGGTTCTCATGCCGGAGGAAAAGCGCTTTTCGATCTTGCAAGCAAGCGCGAAGAACCTATCCCTGTATACGCAGAAATGGGTTCAGTAAATCCAGTGTTTACATTCCCTGCCAAACTTGAAAATGAATTGGTACCACTAGCCCAATCTTATGTAAGTTCTCTTACCATGGGAGCAGGCCAGTTCTGCACCAATCCGGGGTTGATCTTTGTGCCAAGCACGCACGCTAAAGCATTTGAAACAGCAATAACTCAAGAAATCAAGGACATCGCAGGCTCTCCAATGCTGCATCCCGGCATTGCCAAGGCTTACTATGAATCTGTCGAATACTATCAGACACGTGAAGAGCTAAAGTGGATCAAAGTGGCCGACCCTAAGCATCTGATCAATGGCAGTCCTGCCTTGGCAGAGATCAAAGCCTCGGATTGGCTTGCTGATGACATATTCCAAAAAGAGGTCTTCGGTGCATTTGCCCTGATGGTAGTATATGATTCCCCCAATGAATTGGTCGAGGTCGCCAAAAAACTTCATGGTCAATTGACAATCACAATCTGGGGGGATGTCCCCGAACTTAAGAAAAACGCAGCGCTGATCAATCTTCTGGAAGAAAAATGTGGCAGACTGCTTTTCCAAGGAGTACCTACCGGTGTAGAGGTGGGCTATGCCATGCAGCATGGCGGGCCATATCCGTCTACTACAGACTCCAAATCCACTTCAGTGGGTGCAGGTGCAATCAAGCGCTTTGCCCGTCCAATTGCCTTTCAAGACATGCACCCTGATTTACTTCCGGACGCTTTGAAGAATGAAAACCCAATGAAGATTGTAAGACAGGTAAACGGAAAGTTTACTGCAGATAAAATCTAGTGATGTACGGTTTACAAATGGCGATTTACGGGATTTTAATGCACTTTAATCACAATTGATCAAGAATACGTCCCAGTTTCAAACGGCGGATAATCTGCCACGGTAGAACTTAATTTTCCAATATTTCAATCCGCCACGGCGGACAAGTAATTCCAATCTTGAATTAGTTTATGTCAACAAGACACACTTTCTCCTGCATTGATGCCCATACTTGTGGCAATCCTGTGCGGGTAGTTTCGGGCGGAGTTCCCTTTTTACAGGGAAAAAACATGCTGGAAAAGCGCCAATACTTCTTGGACAATTTAGACTGGATTAGGACGGGATTGATGTTTGAGCCACGGGGTCACGATATGATGTCCGGCTCAATGCTTTTTCCCCCACATAATCCTGAGAATGATGTGGCGGTGCTGTTTATCGAAACCAGCGGATGCTTGGCTATGTGTGGACATGGGACGATTGGAACAGTAACCATAGCAATCGAGGAAGGATTGATATACCCAAAGGTTCCCGGAAAGCTGAGACTGGAGACGCCGGCCGGATTGGTTCTAGTGGAATACAAACAAGAAGGAAAAAAGGTGAAATCCGTAAAGCTGACGAATGTAAAAAGCTTTCTGGCTGAGGAAGGATTGGAAATAGAATCTGATGAATTGGGAAAACTGACAGTGGACGTGGCCTATGGTGGCAACTTCTATTGCATCGTTGACCCACAGGAAAATTTTCCAGGGTTAGAGCATTATAAAGCTGAGCAATTAATTACCATGGCCCGTTCGCTTCGTCAAAAAATGAACGAGAAATATGAGTTTGTGCATCCTGAGCATCCTGAGATCAAAGGACTTTCACATGTACTTTGGACAGGTAAAACGCTTGATCCTACCAGCACTGCCAGAAATGCAGTATTCTATGGTGACAAGGCAATCGACCGGTCTCCCTGCGGAACAGGAACTTCGGCCAGACTTGCACAGTGGTATGCCAAAGGGCTGTTGAAACCGGGAGAAGACTTCATCCATGAGAGCTTCATCGGGTCTAAATTCGTCGGCAGGATAGTAAAAGAAACAGAGATAGCCGGCAAACCTGCCATCATTCCAAGTATAGAAGGTTGGGCAAAAGTCTACGGCTACAATACAATAATTCTCGACGACGACGATCCGTATGTGCATGGATTCCAAGTGATTTAAAAAGACTTTAGACACAAGACATAAGTATCAAGACTAAGTGCATTGTCTTGCATCTTGATACTAGCTACTTGATACTTATTCATGAAACCAACCCTCATCATCGGCGGCGGAATAATCGGCCTGTTTTCCGCATATTTTCTTCAAAAAGAAGGGATAGAAGTTCAGGTAATCGATCAAGGCGATATGCAGATAAATTGCTCCACGGGCAATGCCGGCATGATTGTGCCCAGCCACATTATCCCCCTGGCAGCTCCCGGCATGATCAGCAAAGGGATTTCTTGGATGTTTTCGTCCAAAAGTCCTTTTTACATCCATCCCCGATTGGATGCCAAGCTGTTGAAATGGTGCTACCAATTCTATAAAGCCGCCACCCCTGCCCATGTGAAGCGAAGTGTGCCCGTATTGAAAAATCTGAGTTTGCTAAGTAAAGCTCTTTATACGGAATTCAGGGATGAGCATCCGGAATCTCTTATCACGCTTCAAGAAAAAGGACTGATGATGATCTATCAGACGGAGGCAGTGGAAAAGGAAGAAATCGAATTCGCTCATCTTGCTAATACAAACGGCCTACAGGCGGATATTCTTACTCCCAATGATATCCGCACCTTCGAGCCAAATCTGGAAGTGAAAGCCCGTGGAGCGGTAAGATTCCCGGGAGATGCGCACTTGGACCCGGGAAAACTATACGCTTTTCTGAAGAGCTACTTACTGGAAAAAGGAGTGAAATTCCATCCAAATACCCAAGTGACTGGCTTTGAGAAAAAAGGAAGCGTAGTAAATGCCGTAATCACGGACAAGCAGAAAATCGATGTGGACAAGGTCATTCTATGTGGAGGATCTTGGTCTGGGGAATTGGCTGAAATGCTGAATTTCTCACTTCCTATGATGGGGGGAAAGGGCTATTCATTTCTTCAGGAAAATAATCCTGAAATTATGCAATCCTCGATTCTGACAGAAATGAAGGTGGCCGTAAGCCCATATGGCCCGCAAATCCGCTTTGGAGGAACAATGGAAATTGCAGGGGTCAATCAAAGGGTAAATATTAATCGCGTAAAAGGGATTTTCGAAGCTATCAACCGCTATTACCCGGAATTTGAAGCCAAATTCCCTGAAGAAAAAAACATCTGGAAAGGCTTGAGACCCTGCTCCCCAGATGGTCTTCCTTACATTGGATTTGCTCCCGGTTATTCCAATGTGTTGGTAAACAGCGGGCATTCCATGATGGGGATCAGTCTTGCTCCTGCCTCCGGCAAAATCATCAGTGAACTGCACCGGCAAAAAGACACTACATTGGAATTGACCGGATTTGAAGTAGGCCGATATAACTGAGCATAAACTAGGACATCTGAAATTGAGTCCTTCGAGGTTTAGAAAACCTTGAAGGACTTATTTTTTTGTATAAATCCTAAACCATTTCATTAAATTGCTATTATGAAATCGAGCATGACTCAAAAGTCACACACTGGAATAATTAATATATGCGAGATTCCATGTGGCCATTGAAAGTCAAATTATAAACAGATGAAACCTGAAGATAAAGACACTGTACAAGAGCCATTTACAGAATATGGGATGTATTCTTATGCGGACTATCTGACTTGGGAGATCGATGAAATGGTCGAGCTAATCAAGGGCAAAGTGTTTCGTTCTGCCGCAGCTGCCCCTAGAAGAAAGCATCAGGAAGTAGGCGGATTACTATATTCTAGATTTTTGATTCATCTGGAAGGAAAAAACTGCAAGGTATTTATCGCTCCGTTTGATGTGAGGTTACCAATTAAATCCAAAAAGAACGAAGAGATATTCACAGTCGTTCAGCCGGATATCTGCGTAGTTTGTGACCGGTCCAAATTGGATGATGCCGGATGCGTCGGAGCACCGGATTTAATAGTAGAAGTGCTTTCTCCCGGGAACAATAAGAAGGAATTAAGGAACAAATATGAAGTTTATGAAGAGTCCGGAGTAACCGAATATTGGGTAATTCACCCGGATGAGGAAACGTTGGTTATCAATAAACTGATAGATGGCAACTATGTTCCCTCCCGGCTTTTCACACACGGTGACATTGTAAAGTCAGATTGTATCGCCGGTTTTGAGATTGATCTGGAAGAATTTTTTGAGAAAATAGATTGAGTGCAGTTCCATAGTGTTGGTTCTAAGCAGAAAACAAATCAATCCAGAGATAAAAAAATCCCGCTTCAGGAGAAGCAGGATAACAGTTCGGCACAAAATCCCAATCGGCTAAGTCGTATAGACCGAATTGAACATCACATAATCCGTAGTTAGATCCGATCCCCAACCTACGCCTTCTTCATCTCCTGTATTGAGTTCGAGTTTTACCCTGATATGGGATTCTCGAAGTAATTTTTTCATGTAAGACTTCTCGAATTCCACCGGATTTCCTTTTTCTAAAACCTGAACAAGATGTTTCTGATCCCCAATAAAAAGGTTGACTTTCTTATAATTAAAAGAAACCCCTGCATTACCTGCCGCAGCGATAATCCGTCCCCAATTTGGATCACGGCCAAACATAGCTGTTTTCACTAGTGTAGAATCCGAAATCGCACGGATAAGTGTTCTTGCAATGGCCTCCGTCCTCGCATTGGTTACTCTGTATTCTATAAACTTTGACGCCCCTTCGCCATCCGACACAATCAGTTTAGCCAAATGAGTCAATAGCTCAAGTAGTTTTTCTAAAAAAACCTCATAGCCTGGATCTTCCTTACTTGATATTTTTCGATTTCCTGCCAATCCATTGGCCAATACAGCCACCATATCATTGGTAGAAGTATCTCCATCCACAGTAATCATATTGAACGATCGATCCACACAGTAAGTCACCGCCTCTTGAAGGAGTTTCTCGTCAATGTTAAAATCCGTCACTACAAAAGCCAGCATAGTCGCCATATTAGGATGAATCATCCCAGAACCTTTGGCTACGCCCCCCATATTGATCATCGCTCCGTCATGCTCAAAGTCGATAAAACCTTCCTTAGCAAAGGTATCTGTCGTCAAAATAGCATTCGCGACAAATGAGCCTGCCTTCAACTCATTACTAAGCTTGGGAATATTGACCTTCAGACCTTCTACTACGTCCTCAGTAGGAAATTCCACTCCAATTATGCCTGTAGATGCTACGATCACGTCGTCTTCCGAAATCCCCAAAGCCTTGGCAGTAGTACGAACCATCGCTTCTGCGCCTTCACGACCCTGATCTCCTGTGCATGCGTTAGCATTACCCGCATTACAGATAATAACCTGAGCTCTATTGTTGGCCAGATGCTTTTCGGTGATTTTAATAGGCTCGGCACGCACTTTATTTTGGGTCAAAGTTCCCGCAGCTGCAGCCGGAACTTCAGAATATATGATAGCCAAATCCCTTTTCATGGATTTCACTCCAGTGTGAGCCCCCCAGCATTTAATGCCACGTACATTGGTAATATTTTTAATCATCTTTTTCTTTATTAAGGTTTTAACGGCACTTGATTCAATCCTTCTGACTCCGCCAAACCAAACATTAAATTCATATTATGGACCGCTTGGCTGGCGGCGCCTTTCAGCAAGTTATCAATGACAGAAATCACAATTACCCGTTCTGTTCTTTCATCCCACACAGGGAAAACATCGCAAAAATGACTTCCTCTCACATCTTTGATTCCAGGAGCTTGATTTCTCAATCTTACAAAAGGTTTGTCTTGATAAAAGTCCCTATAAATTTCCGTCAACTTCTCTTGATTCATATCTCCTGTGACTTTGGCATAAGCTGTCACCAAAATACCCCTATCTACCGGAAGTAGATGGGGGGTAAATTGGACTGCCGTCTGATGTCCTGCCAACGCACCCAATTGCTCCTCTATCTCAATGGTATGCCGATGCCCTGCAATTCCATATGCCTTGAAATTCTCATTCACGCTGGAAAAATGAGTTGTCGCACTCGCCTTCACGCCTGCTCCCGTAAGGCCTGACTTCGCATCTATGATGAGCGATTTTTCCCGTACCAATCGCTTCGCAAAAAGCGGAGCCATGCTAAGTATAGACGCTGTAGGATAGCAACCCGGATTAGCAACCAGATTGGCTCCTTTGATCTGCTCCGCAAAAAGCTCAGGCAAACCATATACCGCAGCATCAAATCCTTCCGGATAGCTATGTTTTTTGTCATACCATTGTTCATAGACTTCTTTGCCGGAAAGCCTAAAATCTCCTGAAAGGTCAATGATCTTTGCGCCGGAATCTTTCCATTTGGCTACAAAATCCATGGAAACCCCATGTGGTAAGGCCAAGAAAATCACATCCGGATTACTATTCCCAACCTCATCTGCACTTACCAAAGGAATGTCCAATCGATTGAAAAACTGTGGATGCAAATCCGAGAAAGGCTTACCCACATGCGATTCAGAAGTGATTATTTCTATAGTAACTTCACTGTGATTGAGAAGTAATCTCGCTAACTCAGATCCTGTAAATCCGGATGCTCCTACTATGGCCGCTTTTAATTTCTGATTGCTCATATTAGGCAGTAACTGCGGTTTCTGTTAAGATTTCGTCCAATTTTTCAAGAAAAATATTCAGCTCATCTCTGCTGATATTAAGGGCTGGCACAAGTCTCAAAATATTTCCGGCAGTCGCATTGGCAACGATTCCTTCTTCGAGCAATTTCAATACAACCGGCTTGGCTTCAGATTTCATTTTTATTCCAAGCATCAACCCTACGCCCCTAACGGATTCAAGCTCATCATGCTTTGTAATTAATTCATCCAATTTTCCTCTCAGCCATTCGCCCGTTTCTGTCGCCCGCTTGCAAAGCTGCTCTTCATTGATCACCTCAATAGTTGCTATCGCCGAAGCCGCCACCAATGGATTGCCTCCAAAAGTAGTCCCGTGATCCCCAAACTCTATAGCACTTGCCACTTTCTCATTGCAAAGCACAGCCCCAATCGGCGCACCGCCACCCAACCCCTTGGCCAACGTCATGATATCTGGCTGTACTCCAAAAAGGTCTTTTGCAAACCATTTCCCGGTTCTACCGATTCCGCACTGGATTTCATCAAAAATCAATAAAACCCCTTTCTCATCACAAAGCTTTCTCAATCCTTCCAAATAAGCTTTTTCCGCAGGAACAACGCCCCCTTCTCCCTGAATCGGCTCCACAATAACGCCTGCTGTATCCTCGTCTATTGCAGCTTCAACAGCCGCAAGATCATTAAATGATACTTGGGCAAACCCGGTGGGGATAGGCCCAAAGCCCTGCTGATATTTCTCTTGGCCCGTAGCAATAGTCGCTAAAGTCCTTCCATGAAAGGAATTATGCATGGAAATGATTTTTCCACCCCTGTCGTGCTTATGCGCATACCTCCTTGCAATTTTGATTGCCCCCTCCACTGACTCTGCTCCACTATTTGTAAGAAAAACGCGATCCAACCCTGAGATTTTCACGAGTAATTCACTCAATGCAACCTGCTGAGGACTTACGAAGAAGTTGGAAACATGCATCAACTGAGCTGCCTGCTCCTGAATCGCTTTTACGACTTTCGGATGGCAATGCCCCACATTGGTAACAGCGATACCGGCCAACAAATCAATGTATTCTTTCCCATCTGCATCCCAGAGTCTACTCCCTTTTCCTTTTATAAAAGCTAAAGGAAAGCGATTGAATGTGGGTAAATAATTCTCTTTGTCTTTTGTATATAAATCTTGGTTAGTCATAGTCTTTTATAGTGTCAAAGTAGTTCCAATTTTCTCCCTGTCAATTACATAATCCGAGATCTGCTTAGGTTTGGTGCCATTTAGAATAATTGCTTTTTTCACCCCTTCTTGCAAAGCCAGCATACAGGATTGAATTTTTGGGATCATTCCTCCTTGGATGGTAGTTCCCATATGGGCCTTCACGGTAGTTTCATTAAGTTGATCGATGATTGAAGCCGGATCCGGGTAATTGAGAAACAGTCCATCTACATCCGTCAGAACAATAAGTTGATCGGCATTCACAGCAGCAGCCAGTTTTCCCGCAAACGTATCCGCATTGATATTGTAGGACGTGCCATCCGCCCCATCAGCCAGACAGGCCACCACAGGCACATAACCTGATTTGCAAAGCAGATTGATCAGGCTATTGTCGATGTCGGTGATTTCACCCACCATGCCTAAATCCACCCTACTACCGTCGGCTGAGGTGTGGAGATATTTTTTAGCCCGGACCATTCCCGCATCCTTGCCGGAAAGACCGATGGCTTTCAGTTTATTTTGATTGAGCGTGGAGATCAAGTCTGCATTGACTTCTCCTATCAGGGCTTTTTGAATTTCTGCAAAAGCTATAGCCTCCGTGACCCTAAGACCATCTACAAAATGTGATTTGATGGCGGCCTTTTCCAGTGCTTTATTGATAAATGGCCCCCCCCCGTGTACCATGATTACTTCATATCCTGCTTCTTGAAGTTTAAAAATCTGCGCAGCAATTTCCTGCTGCAACTGGGGGTTTATCATCGCATTCCCACCATATTTGATGAGAATTCTTTGCTTAGACATTTCTACTTTTTTTATATTAAATTGACTTTTTCCAAATCCGGCTCCCCCTTATGGCTAGACAGTATTGGAAACAAATCAGAATTGAATTTCAGTTTTTAAGTGTTGAGAACTTGACATATACAGGTTTAACTTACTTAACCCGTTATTATCAAACAACCTTCGTACCGAAAGAGAATATTCTTCAGAATACTGCGATGTTATTGGAATAGTGAAACAAAAAACTCTTAAAAGCCAAACGAAAAATACTTACCCGACTTGGCAAGGTGACAGCCTGTCAGTAAACCCCACTAAAACACCGACCCAAATCTCCCTACTATAGTCTCCTTAATGAACTCATTTTTGGGTAAATTAAAGATGATACCCTAACATCCCCTCAAAGTTTTTGGGAGTAAGTACTTCTAGCTTAGACTCAGGGTATGCATCAGTAAACGTTGTGGAAAACCTGACTTTCGATTTATCACTCCACTTGCATTCTATTGCAATCATTTGTCCTTCCACCTCTTCAATAAAATCTATTTCCTGCTGAGCTGTAGTTCTCCAGAAATAGTACTTAGCATCCACATTTTTATAGGCTTGGTATTTCATGCGTTCCACGAGAAAATAATTCTCCCAAAGTGCCCCAGAATCAGTCCTGTTGATCAGTTGGTTGAAATTGCCTAGAATCGCATTCCTAATTCCACAGTCATAGAAATAAATCTTTTTTCCTTTCTTCAATTCAGTCCTCACGTTTCTATTGTACGCGGGAACTCTAAAGATCACAAAGGCTTTTTCCAGTAGGTCAATATATTTTTCTACTGTAACCTTATCCGCGCCTACTATTTGGGCAAGTTCATGGTAATTAACTCCACTGCCCAACTGAAGAGCTAGAGCTTTGAGCAATTTCTCCAACAAGACAGGTTTTTTAATTTGCTCCAGCATTAGCAGATCTTTGTAAAGATAACTTCCTGTCAGAAGCTTCAAAAGCTCCTTTTCTTCTCCCGGATTTGTTACGATTTCAGGATAGCATCCATAAATCATCCTATGCTCAATCATGCGTTTTTCTGCCAGCAAACCATGATGATTAACCATTTCCCCAAAACTCAAAGGGTATAGGAAAAATTCAAATTTACGTCCAGTCAAGGGCTCGTTAGAAAGATTTGCCAAATCAAAAGCAGACGATCCCGTCGCAACAACTTGGATATCTTTCAACTGATCTACGATTATTTTCAATGTCAGCCCAATTCCGGGGATTCGTTGAGCTTCATCAATAAAAAGTATTTTATTATCTCCAAGAATGCTCTTAAGCCGAGCCGCAGAGACATCAGTAAGTTCGGACCGGACATCAGCCTCATCCCCATTCATATATAAGCGTGGATCTGCTATTTCCGCAAGCATGGTTTCACATAGAGTGCTTTCACCAACTTGCCGTGGCCCTAAGAGCAATATCGCCTTATTCCGAAATAAACGTTCCTTGATTGATGGTATTATAGTCCTTACGATTGGGGCTGATGACATATCAAGCAAAGTGTAATCACAAATTTAATATCATTTTTGTGATTTAACTCTTTTCCAACACCTTCACCATCTTATCAAATCCCTTTTTGATTTCTGCTAACTGGTGGTCTCTGGAACCTTCCAACGCTTCTTTTGGAGCTGATGTGGCAATTAGGAATTGACTATAGATTTCCGAAAACTCAATCGAACGCTGATTGCCTTTCAATCCCCAAGTATCCAAGTAGGCACCAAGCTTCTCTACTTTCAATCCCACATGCGGCACGGCATAGCTTAAAGCCGTAATTGCTCCATGCAAGCTCGTACCCACATAGCACTTGGCATTGGCGATGAGATACATGATGTCCCAGATATTATCCGCATCAAAATAGCTATAGGGGCTTTTCATAAGCGAACCCAATTCCTGCAGAGCTTCATGATCGTCATGGTCCAAAGCCTTTCCAATAGGGCAAAGGCAGATTTCAGTTTTCCCTTTTTGATAAATTTCATCCAGTCCACCGGCAATTACTTGCTCGTGCCCACGGGTAGTCTTCTTGTTTATCTGCGCAAACACGTACTTACCGGCATGTTTTTCCACATACTCCGCTACTTCAGAGGTGATTCTTTTTTTGAGAAAATCCAATGGATAAAATTCCGACATCAAGATGGCTGAATCAGGAAACAGATCGGCATGGAGTCCGTTTTTCTTCAAATTATCTACAGTCAGCTGATCGCGCACTGCGAAATAATCCGCATTCTGAAGCTTCTCCTTCAGAAAACCATATTTAGCAAAAACTGCAGGGCTTAGACCGGAACCTCCCAAGGAATTCAAAGCCACAGACTGTACTCCGGCAAAATCAGACTTGTCAAACACAAAAGGAAGGGTGGTTTTTCCTTTGAGGATTTTCTTGGTCCAGGCATTCAAATCCAGCACCTTATTGACTTTTACATGACTTTTATTGATTCGCTGAAAAAGGGGATTCAAAGCAGCATACAGCGAATTCCAAGTCACTCCCAACGCCTCGCCGCCTGCTACGATCACATGTACCGGATCCGACGGATTATTACATGCTTTATAAAACTGCTGAAGACCTTTGGTAGGCAGTCCCCCCACACGGGACAGGTCACTCTCTACTAACCCGAAATATTCAAATTCGAAATCTTTCCCGTATGAACTCAATTGCCTTTCGATCACCAATGGAAAAAGTAAATCTCCGTAATTGTATCGGTCGAAAGCTCCTATGATTAAGACTTTTGTCATGTGTTTGTTTTAAATTGTAGGTCATAGATTAAAGTCTACAGCCCATTATGGTGCCTCAAAAGCTCCCAGACTTAACCTAAAGCATAGTGTGAAACTTGTTTTTGCATGGCGTGAAAGACTCCCTGCAAAAAAGATACTTAATTTTAAATCCGGAGAAATTAACCATAGGAACTATTTTTGGTAAGTAGCACGTAAATTCATTACAAAATTATCAAAAGACCATTTTGAGCACCAAACCAGTTGCCGTCAATCGTATTTTTTCAGGTTCAGTCTGGGGAATTTTAGCCAAAATTCTGGATGCAGCTGCTAAGTTTGTAACCATTCCACTACTGGTAGGCTATTATGGAAAAGCAGACTATGGATTGATCGCCTTAGCATTCTCGTTAAATGCCTATTTAAGGCTGATGGATTTAGGAATGAATGTGGGTTCTGTACGCTTTTTCTCCATGTGGGAAGCCAAAGCTGACTGGGAAAACATCGGAAAAGCTTCCCGCTCCAGTATCATTTTCTATGGCACAATTGGGCTTATCAACGCACTGATTTTCATGTTTATGGCCAATTATGGCCAATTTTTCTTCAATCTAAATTCTGATCAGATCCCTACCTACAGGATCATGATGTATATACTTTCGGCCAGTACAGTTTTGAATTGGTTATCGAATGTCATCATCCAATTACTCAGTGCCAAAGACGAACTGGGTTATGTGAACCGGGTTACGGTGGTAAGCAGCTTGCTCAACTTTATTATGGCAATCGCGGCCATACATTTTAAGTGGTCATTACCGGTTTATTTTCTGTTTTACACACTTTCGACACTGGTTCCTATTCCACTGAATATTATTCGGTTACGGATTTTCCCCATTCCTGTGGGGCAACTCCTTAAACCAAAATGGGATGGTAAGATTTTTAGAGAAATCATGGGCTATAGTTCAGCGATATTTCTCATGGGGCTTTTCCAGCTGACCGCAAACGAGTTGCGCCCTATCCTACTGGCAAAATTCGCTTCAGGCATAGATGTTCTCACAGATTACCGTGTGATACAGACCATTGCAATGTTGATTATTTCCTTTGGGACAATCTTTCTCCAGGTGCTGCTGCCATCGGCATCCAAAGTATACCAGGAGGGAAACCACGTTAAAATGGAAAAGATGGTTTTTACCGCCACCCGGTACATTTCAATCTTTCTAAGTTTTATCGTATTCCTGCTGGTGCTGAATTCTGAATCAATTCTTCTCCTCTATATGGGGAAAGACTACCTCCATTTGGCTGTTTGGTTGAATATTTGGCTCCTCACAGTGCTACTTAATATGCACAATACCCCAGTGGCAAGTTTGGTGCTTTCTTCGGGCAAGACCCGCTTCTTGATTTACTCCTCAGCGACAGCGTGTATTCTTTCGCTTCCCATCACTGTTGTACTGGCACCTACATTGAATGTGGGAGCAGCAGTTATAGGCTATCTGGCCTATATGCTGATACAAATCGGTTTTTTCTATGTTTATTACATTCCTAAAGTGCTAAAGTTAGATAGCAAGAAGATTTTCTTGGGTGCTTTTTCACCTTCCGTCTTGGGCGCTATCGTGGCATTTGCCGTTGCCTTTGGTGCAGGCAAATTGATAGATATTCCTGAAAGTTTGCTTGGAATGATCGTGCTTTCGGTGATTTTCACTACGGTTTTTGCCGCATTCCATTTTCTGTTT contains:
- the argC gene encoding N-acetyl-gamma-glutamyl-phosphate reductase yields the protein MSNQKLKAAIVGASGFTGSELARLLLNHSEVTIEIITSESHVGKPFSDLHPQFFNRLDIPLVSADEVGNSNPDVIFLALPHGVSMDFVAKWKDSGAKIIDLSGDFRLSGKEVYEQWYDKKHSYPEGFDAAVYGLPELFAEQIKGANLVANPGCYPTASILSMAPLFAKRLVREKSLIIDAKSGLTGAGVKASATTHFSSVNENFKAYGIAGHRHTIEIEEQLGALAGHQTAVQFTPHLLPVDRGILVTAYAKVTGDMNQEKLTEIYRDFYQDKPFVRLRNQAPGIKDVRGSHFCDVFPVWDERTERVIVISVIDNLLKGAASQAVHNMNLMFGLAESEGLNQVPLKP
- a CDS encoding aspartate aminotransferase family protein, coding for MTNQDLYTKDKENYLPTFNRFPLAFIKGKGSRLWDADGKEYIDLLAGIAVTNVGHCHPKVVKAIQEQAAQLMHVSNFFVSPQQVALSELLVKISGLDRVFLTNSGAESVEGAIKIARRYAHKHDRGGKIISMHNSFHGRTLATIATGQEKYQQGFGPIPTGFAQVSFNDLAAVEAAIDEDTAGVIVEPIQGEGGVVPAEKAYLEGLRKLCDEKGVLLIFDEIQCGIGRTGKWFAKDLFGVQPDIMTLAKGLGGGAPIGAVLCNEKVASAIEFGDHGTTFGGNPLVAASAIATIEVINEEQLCKRATETGEWLRGKLDELITKHDELESVRGVGLMLGIKMKSEAKPVVLKLLEEGIVANATAGNILRLVPALNISRDELNIFLEKLDEILTETAVTA
- the argB gene encoding acetylglutamate kinase, producing MSKQRILIKYGGNAMINPQLQQEIAAQIFKLQEAGYEVIMVHGGGPFINKALEKAAIKSHFVDGLRVTEAIAFAEIQKALIGEVNADLISTLNQNKLKAIGLSGKDAGMVRAKKYLHTSADGSRVDLGMVGEITDIDNSLINLLCKSGYVPVVACLADGADGTSYNINADTFAGKLAAAVNADQLIVLTDVDGLFLNYPDPASIIDQLNETTVKAHMGTTIQGGMIPKIQSCMLALQEGVKKAIILNGTKPKQISDYVIDREKIGTTLTL
- a CDS encoding ATP-binding protein → MSSAPIVRTIIPSIKERLFRNKAILLLGPRQVGESTLCETMLAEIADPRLYMNGDEADVRSELTDVSAARLKSILGDNKILFIDEAQRIPGIGLTLKIIVDQLKDIQVVATGSSAFDLANLSNEPLTGRKFEFFLYPLSFGEMVNHHGLLAEKRMIEHRMIYGCYPEIVTNPGEEKELLKLLTGSYLYKDLLMLEQIKKPVLLEKLLKALALQLGSGVNYHELAQIVGADKVTVEKYIDLLEKAFVIFRVPAYNRNVRTELKKGKKIYFYDCGIRNAILGNFNQLINRTDSGALWENYFLVERMKYQAYKNVDAKYYFWRTTAQQEIDFIEEVEGQMIAIECKWSDKSKVRFSTTFTDAYPESKLEVLTPKNFEGMLGYHL
- a CDS encoding polysaccharide pyruvyl transferase family protein, with product MTKVLIIGAFDRYNYGDLLFPLVIERQLSSYGKDFEFEYFGLVESDLSRVGGLPTKGLQQFYKACNNPSDPVHVIVAGGEALGVTWNSLYAALNPLFQRINKSHVKVNKVLDLNAWTKKILKGKTTLPFVFDKSDFAGVQSVALNSLGGSGLSPAVFAKYGFLKEKLQNADYFAVRDQLTVDNLKKNGLHADLFPDSAILMSEFYPLDFLKKRITSEVAEYVEKHAGKYVFAQINKKTTRGHEQVIAGGLDEIYQKGKTEICLCPIGKALDHDDHEALQELGSLMKSPYSYFDADNIWDIMYLIANAKCYVGTSLHGAITALSYAVPHVGLKVEKLGAYLDTWGLKGNQRSIEFSEIYSQFLIATSAPKEALEGSRDHQLAEIKKGFDKMVKVLEKS